A genomic segment from Saccharomyces eubayanus strain FM1318 chromosome IX, whole genome shotgun sequence encodes:
- the SMU2 gene encoding Smu2p: MDIGSQTTGTRNPQTSKVSVGNESPSANNESNTNKDRNRNRNKNRNRNRNRNKDSKKEDNPDSVRVNQEGQTGKLQTKNRKRKDNNETNKKKTLEHPKEMNEDKQKQIAKRQDEIDQCIYILPGFRLFKKGRHITSFGYRIHFMTDSGKVSQDVLINIPLEYPNVPIKLSMRNNESDSSYMETVITNFNWKARELTKKNWRIPSQINFLVSELELLKQANFKQIDKLRNSFYKTV, from the coding sequence ATGGATATCGGATCACAAACAACAGGAACCAGGAATCCTCAGACCAGCAAAGTCAGTGTGGGGAATGAAAGCCCTTCTGCCAACAACGAGAGCAACACAAATAAAGATAGAAATAGAaatagaaacaaaaatagaaacagaaacagaaacagaaacaaagatagcaagaaagaagataatCCTGATTCTGTAAGGGTGAATCAGGAAGGACAAACGGGAAAACTGCAAACGAAAAACcgaaaacgaaaagacaacaatgaaactaataaaaagaaaaccttAGAACACCCAAAGGAAATGAACGAGGATaagcaaaaacaaattgcGAAGAGGCAAGACGAGATCGATCAGTGTATTTATATCCTACCTGGTTTTAGGCTATTCAAAAAAGGCAGACATATCACCTCTTTTGGCTACCGAATACATTTTATGACAGATTCTGGTAAGGTTTCCCAAGACGTCTTGATTAATATACCTTTAGAATATCCAAATGTGCCGATCAAGTTATCAATGAGAAATAACGAAAGCGATTCTTCTTACATGGAAACTGTGATAACGAATTTCAACTGGAAAGCTCGCGAattgaccaagaaaaattggagGATCCCGTCTCAAATAAATTTTCTGGTTAGCGAGCTTGAGCTGTTGAAGCAGGCGAATTTTAAACAAATTGATAAACTACGTAATAGCTTTTACAAAACAGTATaa
- the SUC2 gene encoding beta-fructofuranosidase SUC2: MKTTKKTYIFLPQTYMMLLKAFIILLAGFAANISAKMTNETSDRPLVHFTPNKGWMNDPNGLWFDGKDAKWHIYFQYNPNDTVWGLPLYWGHATSEDLTHWQDEPVAIAPKRNDSGAYSGSMVVDYNNTSGFFNDTIDPRQRCVAIWTYNTPESEEQYISYSHDGGYTFTEYQGNPVLADNSTQFRDPKVFWYEPSQKWIMTAAKSQDYKIEIYSSDDLKSWTLESAFANEGFLGYQYECPGLIQVPTEQDPTKSHWVMFISINPGAPAGGSFNQYFVGSFNGTHFETFDNQSRIVDFGKDYYAMQTFFNTDPTYGSALGIAWASNWEYSAFVPTNPWRSSMSLVRKFSLNTEYQANPETQLTNLKAEPILNISNAGPWSRFATNTTLTEANSYSVDLHNSSGSLEFELIFAINTTQTVSKAVFSDLSLWFKGLEDSEEYLRMGFEASAASFFLDRGNSKVKFVKENPYFTNRMSVNNQPFKVEKDLSYYKVYGLLDQNILELYFNDGDVVSTNTYFMTTGNALGSVNMTTGVDDLFHIEKFQVREVK; the protein is encoded by the coding sequence atgaaaacaaccaaaaaaacatatatCTTCCTCCCACAAACGTACATGATGCTTTTGAAAGCTTTCATTATCCTTTTGGCAGGTTTTGCAGCCAATATATCGGCAAAAATGACAAACGAAACAAGCGACAGACCTTTGGTCCACTTCACTCCTAACAAAGGTTGGATGAATGATCCAAACGGGTTGTGGTTTGATGGAAAAGATGCCAAATGGCACATCTACTTCCAATACAATCCAAACGACACTGTATGGGGTTTGCCTTTGTACTGGGGCCACGCTACTTCTGAAGATTTGACTCACTGGCAAGACGAACCTGTCGCTATCGCTCCTAAGCGTAACGACTCTGGTGCTTACTCTGGTTCCATGGTGGTTGACTACAACAACACCAGTGGCTTTTTCAATGATACTATCGACCCAAGACAAAGATGTGTTGCCATTTGGACTTACAACACACCTGAAAGTGAAGAACAATACATTAGTTACTCCCACGATGGTGGTTACACCTTTACCGAATACCAAGGCAACCCTGTTTTGGCTGACAACTCCACTCAATTTAGAGATCCAAAGGTTTTCTGGTACGAACCATCTCAAAAATGGATCATGACCGCTGCCAAATCTCAAGACtacaaaattgaaatttacTCCTCTGACGACTTGAAATCTTGGACTTTGGAATCTGCCTTTGCCAATGAAGGTTTCTTGGGTTACCAATACGAATGTCCAGGTTTGATCCAGGTCCCAACTGAGCAAGATCCTACTAAATCTCACTGGGTGATGTTTATTTCCATCAATCCAGGCGCTCCAGCTGGCGGCTCTTTCAACCAATACTTCGTTGGCTCCTTCAACGGTACCCACTTCGAAACTTTCGACAACCAATCTAGAATTGTCGATTTCGGTAAGGACTACTACGCTATgcaaacttttttcaataccGACCCAACCTACGGCTCTGCTTTAGGTATCGCATGGGCTTCCAATTGGGAATACAGTGCTTTTGTCCCCACTAATCCATGGAGATCATCCATGTCTTTAGTTCGTAAGTTTTCCTTGAACACCGAATATCAAGCTAACCCAGAAACTCAATTGACCAATTTGAAGGCGGAACCAATATTAAACATTAGTAACGCAGGCCCATGGTCTCGTTTCGCAACCAACACCACTTTAACTGAGGCTAACTCTTACAGTGTCGACTTGCATAACTCTAGTGGCTCTTTGGAATTTGAATTGATTTTCGCCATCAACACCACCCAAACCGTCTCTAAGGCTGTCTTTTCTGACTTATCTCTTTGGTTTAAGGGTTTGGAAGACTCTGAAGAATACTTGAGAATGGGTTTTGAAGCAAGTGCcgcttctttctttttggacCGTGGTAACTCAAAGGTCAAGTTCGTCAAGGAGAATCCATACTTTACTAACAGAATGTCTGTGAACAATCAACCATTCAAGGTTGAAAAAGACTTGAGCTACTACAAGGTCTACGGTTTACTGGACCAAAATATCTTGGAGTTATACTTCAACGATGGAGACGTGGTTTCTACAAACACCTACTTCATGACCACTGGTAATGCTTTGGGCTCTGTGAACATGACCACTGGTGTCGATGACTTGTTTCACattgaaaagtttcaagTGAGAGAGGTCAAATAG
- a CDS encoding aldo/keto reductase family protein, with protein MAEEVKIIYGSFPLNLLQRSDIDEISTILEKAGVKDIDTARIYPDSEKILGEFRVPSRFTIHTKASGFSAGCLTKDNINKCIEESLSLLGVPNVETYFLHSPDPETPIEETLGAINSLYEQGKFKKFGLSNFATEDVKRIHEYAKSKNYVLPTVYQGNYNAFSRAIEDDLFPLLRELHISFYAYSPIAGGFLAKTVEQVLESKSGRFDKSNHIGQLYLKLYNRPALMKGLEEWNKLAEKTGISRFSLAYRWIAHNSSLKREFGDAVIIGGRSPSQVSGALESISEGPLDPETVKKIDEIWQLVKDEAPLNNYAY; from the coding sequence ATGGCAGAAGAGGTCAAAATAATATACGGAAGCTTTCCTCTTAATCTTTTGCAACGGTCAGATATCGATGAGATATCAACTATTTTGGAGAAAGCAGGAGTAAAAGATATAGATACTGCACGGATCTACCCAGATAGCGAAAAAATCCTTGGCGAATTCCGGGTTCCAAGTAGATTTACTATTCATACAAAGGCTAGCGGATTTTCAGCTGGATGTTTAACAAAAGATAACATTAATAAGTGTATTGAAGAGTCGTTGAGCCTGCTAGGCGTTCCAAATGTTgaaacatattttttgCACTCGCCAGACCCTGAAACTCCTATTGAAGAAACTCTCGGTGCAATAAACTCTCTGTATGAACAAGgtaaattcaaaaagtttgGGTTATCAAACTTCGCAACGGAGGACGTGAAGCGCATCCACGAATATGcaaaaagcaagaattACGTCTTACCAACAGTGTATCAAGGAAACTATAACGCGTTCTCACGGGCGATTGAGGATGATCTTTTCCCCTTGTTAAGAGAGTTGcatatttctttctatGCGTATTCACCAATCGCAGGAGGGTTCTTGGCGAAAACTGTTGAACAGGTACTGGAGAGCAAATCAGGCCGGTTCGACAAGAGCAATCATATTGGGCAGTTGTATTTGAAACTTTATAACAGGCCTGCTCTTATGAAAGGGCTGGAAGAATGGAACAAACTCGCCGAGAAGACAGGTATATCTAGGTTCAGTTTAGCTTACAGATGGATTGCTCACAACTCTTCTCTAAAGAGGGAATTTGGTGACGCTGTTATCATTGGAGGACGGTCTCCTAGTCAGGTTTCTGGTGCGTTGGAGTCCATTTCCGAGGGGCCTTTAGACCCTGAAACGGTAAAGAAAATCGATGAAATTTGGCAGCTAGTTAAAGATGAAGCACCATTAAATAATTACGCTTACTAG
- the NIT1 gene encoding Nit1p — protein sequence MPKQIVAALQIGSCPGSTKDTLKKIMSYEKEIKDSGAELVVIPEATLGGYPKGSNFGVYLGYRLQEGREEFARYLAEAIEIGSGDQYPEISQLCALSKATNASLCVGCIERDGTTLYCTMVFIDPRAGYVAKHRKLVPTAGERLIWGQGDGSTLPVVDTAVGKIGGAICWENMMPLLRYAMYAKGVEIWCAPTVDARPIWRTVMQNIAYEGRLFLVSAVQFMPDATTMGYGEIVDEATGKRKLPGWSSTDENCINGGSVIIDPYGEIIAGPLLGKEGLLAAEINTDLIAEARFDLDPVGHYARGDVFQLSVDERSQDVKFTK from the coding sequence ATGCCAAAACAAATCGTTGCTGCTCTTCAAATCGGCTCTTGTCCGGGCTCTACTAAGgacactttgaagaaaattatgTCTTATGAGAAGGAAATAAAAGACTCTGGTGCCGAGCTGGTTGTCATTCCAGAAGCTACCCTTGGTGGTTATCCCAAAGGATCAAATTTTGGAGTATATCTAGGCTACCGTTTGcaagaaggaagagaagAGTTTGCTAGGTATCTTGCGGAGGCAATCGAAATAGGGTCTGGTGATCAATATCCAGAAATAAGCCAATTATGTGCATTATCAAAGGCCACTAACGCTTCGCTATGTGTTGGATGTATTGAGCGTGATGGGACAACGTTGTACTGTACTATGgtattcattgatcctagGGCTGGTTACGTTGCGAAACATCGTAAGTTGGTTCCAACAGCTGGTGAAAGATTAATCTGGGGCCAAGGTGACGGTTCAACTTTACCAGTTGTGGACACTGCTGTCGGAAAGATAGGTGGTGCTATATGCTGGGAAAATATGATGCCGTTATTGAGGTACGCTATGTATGCAAAAGGTGTTGAAATTTGGTGTGCGCCCACTGTGGATGCTAGACCCATTTGGAGAACTGTGATGCAAAACATCGCTTATGAAGGTCGCTTGTTTCTGGTAAGTGCAGTACAGTTCATGCCTGACGCGACCACCATGGGATACGGAGAAATAGTCGACGAAGCTACTGGTAAGAGGAAACTGCCTGGGTGGTCATCAACTGATGAGAACTGCATCAATGGAGGTAGCGTTATCATTGATCCCTACGGAGAAATTATTGCAGGCCCATTGCTAGGCAAAGAGGGCCTTTTAGCCGCTGAAATTAACACAGACTTGATCGCCGAAGCCCGTTTCGATCTAGACCCAGTGGGTCACTACGCCAGAGGAGACGTCTTCCAGTTAAGCGTTGATGAAAGATCCCAGGACGTTAAGTTTACCAAATAA
- the SOA1 gene encoding Soa1p, whose amino-acid sequence MSEHKEEYVVLEKTQLSVSTQSLTSDPESQSQNPFEDFDEAERWRKVYESSGYEGLSKFDPEFSWSKDEERRVVRKIDLKIFLWVFIMFCFLDLIRKNIARAVSDNFITDLKMNTNDYNLGQTVYLVLFLVSELPGNLLSKRFGPERVIPIQIVLWSIICITQAGLKNKAQFIATRCLLGIVQGGFIPDNILYLSYYYTGAELTFRLSFFWCAIPLFQILGSLFASGVLEMRGVHNLAGWQYLFIIEGFISLAIGVASFYLMRRGPTQTGESAFHNGKSLFTEYEEKVMVNRILRDDPSKGDMSNRQPVTFKEILYTLTEFDLWPLFIQGITGFISLQTVTPYMSLILKSMNFSTFLSNILAIPGQALLLINLPLVALLSRKLKEKSLCVGIANVWVLPFIVSLVALPTDTNPWIKYVLLTGILGLPYTHSILAGWVSEISNSVRSRAIGTALYNMSAQIGTIIASNLYRNDDKPYYVKGNKALLGFTCFNICMAVATKFYYISRNRYKERKWNLMTKEEQTNYLDTTSDLGMKRLDYRFIH is encoded by the coding sequence ATGTCCGAACATAAGGAGGAATACGTTGTTTTAGAAAAGACTCAATTGTCTGTGTCCACACAAAGTTTAACTTCGGATCCAGAAAGCCAGTCGCAAAACccatttgaagattttgatgaagcTGAGCGCTGGAGAAAAGTTTACGAGTCCAGTGGCTATGAGGGGTTGTCTAAATTTGATCCCGAGTTTTCTTGGAGTAAGGATGAAGAGAGAAGGGTAGTGAGAAAAATAGACTTGAAGATTTTCTTGTGGGTCTTTATcatgttttgttttctcgatttgataagaaaaaacattGCCAGGGCTGTCTCAGATAACTTCATTACCGATTTAAAGATGAATACTAATGACTACAACCTTGGGCAGACTGTTTATCTAGTTTTATTTCTGGTGAGTGAGCTACCTGGTAATCTGCTGTCTAAAAGATTTGGTCCAGAAAGAGTCATACCAATTCAAATTGTCCTCTGGAGTATCATCTGTATTACGCAAGCaggtttgaaaaataaagctCAGTTTATTGCCACTAGATGTTTATTAGGAATTGTGCAAGGTGGATTTATTCCAGATAACATATTATACCTGTCTTATTATTACACCGGAGCCGAGCTTACTTTTCGCTTAAGTTTCTTCTGGTGTGCTATCCcccttttccaaattctaGGCTCACTCTTTGCTTCCGGTGTTTTAGAGATGCGAGGAGTTCATAACTTGGCTGGATGGCAGTATTTGTTCATCATTGAAGGATTTATATCCCTAGCCATTGGTGTGGCATCCTTTTATTTGATGCGCAGGGGCCCCACTCAAACTGGTGAGTCTGCGTTCCATAATGGGAAATCGCTTTTCACTGAgtatgaagaaaaagttatGGTTAATAGAATTTTACGGGATGATCCATCAAAGGGTGATATGAGCAATAGGCAACCCGTTACTTTTAAGGAAATTTTGTATACCTTAACGGAATTTGATCTCTGGCCACTATTCATACAAGGAATCACAGGATTTATATCTTTACAAACCGTTACACCTTACATGTCGTTGATCTTAAAAAGCATGAATTTCTCCacctttctttcaaatattttggcAATTCCAGGTCAAGCTTTGCTATTAATTAATCTACCATTAGTGGCATTGCTATCACGCaaattgaaagagaaatcaCTTTGTGTAGGAATTGCGAACGTTTGGGTGCTTCcttttattgtttctttagTCGCTTTGCCAACAGATACAAATCCATGGATAAAGTACGTATTACTCACCGGAATACTTGGCCTTCCCTACACTCACTCCATTCTTGCAGGTTGGGTTTCcgaaatttcaaattcggTGAGATCGCGTGCGATAGGGACAGCATTATACAATATGAGTGCTCAGATTGGAACAATTATTGCTTCCAACTTGTACAGAAATGACGATAAGCCCTACTATGTCAAGGGTAACAAGGCTCTTCTAGGATTTACTTGTTTCAACATTTGCATGGCAGTTGCCACAAAGTTCTACTATATTAGTAGAAATAGATATAAAGAACGCAAATGGAATTTAAtgacaaaagaagaacagacCAATTACTTGGACACTACTAGTGATCTAGGAATGAAGCGCCTTGATTATAGATTTATCCActaa